The Melospiza georgiana isolate bMelGeo1 chromosome Z, bMelGeo1.pri, whole genome shotgun sequence genome contains a region encoding:
- the LOC131095586 gene encoding zinc-regulated GTPase metalloprotein activator 1A-like isoform X4, translated as MQRRGKFDYILLETTGLADPGAVASMFWVDSELGSDIYLDGIVSVVDAKHGLQHLTEEKPEGLINEASRQVALADLIIINKTDLVSEEELNKVRTSVRSINGLVKILETQRSRVDLSNVLDLHAFDSLSGVSLQKKLEHVKTTHAHLDKAIITVTFEVPGNIKEENLNLFIQNLLWEKNVKDKTGCTMDVIRLKGLVSIQGKSHQVIVQGVHELYDLEETSVAWKEDEKRTNRLVLIGRNLDKEIIKEVFIATVREERGNS; from the exons ATgcaaaggagaggaaaattTGACTATATATTGTTAGAAACAACTGGTTTGGCAGATCCAG GAGCTGTGGCCTCCATGTTTTGGGTTGATTCTGAGCTGGGAAGTGACATCTATCTTGATG GTATTGTGTCAGTTGTTGATGCAAAGCATGGATTGCAG cACTTGACAGAGGAGAAACCAGAAGGCCTTATTAATGAAGCATCTCG GCAGGTTGCATTAGCTGATCTTATAATCATCAATAAAACAGATTTGGTTTCAGAAGAAGAATTGAATAAAGTCAGAACGTCTGTGAG gTCAATAAATGGACTTGTTAAAATTCTAGAGACACAAAGATCAAG AGTTGATCTCTCTAATGTATTGGACCTACATGCTTTTGACAGTTTATCTGGAGTAAG TTTGCAGAAAAAGCTTGAGCATGTAAAGACAACACATGCACATCTAGATAAG GCTATAATTACAGTAACATTTGAAGTTCCAGGaaatataaaagaagaaaacttaaATCTCTTTATTCAG aaTCTTCTGTGGGAGAAGAATGTGAAAGATAAGACTGGATGCACCATGGATGTCATAAGACTGAAG GGACTGGTATCTATTCAAGGCAAATCTCATCAAGTGATAGTCCAAGGTGTCCATGAGCTCTATGACCTAGAAGAGACTTCAGTAGCCTGGAAAGAAGATGAAAAGAGAACAAACAGACTGGTCCTAATTG GCAGGAACCTGGATAAGGAGATCATCAAAGAAGTATTCATAGCCACTGTGAGAGAAGAACGAGGAAACAGTTGA
- the LOC131095586 gene encoding zinc-regulated GTPase metalloprotein activator 1A-like isoform X1 has product MEDEDCPDLVPIGAGGAELADAGPDRKIPVTIITGYLGAGKTTLLNYILTEQHNKRIAVILNEFGEGSALEKSLAISQGGELYEEWLELRNGCLCCSVKDNGVKAIENLMQRRGKFDYILLETTGLADPGAVASMFWVDSELGSDIYLDGIVSVVDAKHGLQHLTEEKPEGLINEASRQVALADLIIINKTDLVSEEELNKVRTSVRSINGLVKILETQRSRVDLSNVLDLHAFDSLSGVSLQKKLEHVKTTHAHLDKAIITVTFEVPGNIKEENLNLFIQNLLWEKNVKDKTGCTMDVIRLKGLVSIQGKSHQVIVQGVHELYDLEETSVAWKEDEKRTNRLVLIGRNLDKEIIKEVFIATVREERGNS; this is encoded by the exons ATGGAGGACGAGGACTGCCCGGACCTGGTCCCCATCGGCGCCGGCGGCGCGGAGCTGGCCGATGCCGGCCCCGACAGGAAGATCCCCGTGACGATCATCACGGGGTACTTGG GAGCTGGAAAAACAACTCTTCTAAATTACATACTGACAGAACAGCATAATAAAAGAATAGCAGTTATTCTGAATGAATTTGGAGAAG GAAGTGCCTTGGAGAAATCTCTGGCAATCAGTCAAGGGGGAGAACTCTATGAAGAATGGCTGGAGCTCAGAAATGGCTGCTTGTGCTGTTCCGTAAA GGACAATGGTGTGAAAGCAATTGAGAACCTGATgcaaaggagaggaaaattTGACTATATATTGTTAGAAACAACTGGTTTGGCAGATCCAG GAGCTGTGGCCTCCATGTTTTGGGTTGATTCTGAGCTGGGAAGTGACATCTATCTTGATG GTATTGTGTCAGTTGTTGATGCAAAGCATGGATTGCAG cACTTGACAGAGGAGAAACCAGAAGGCCTTATTAATGAAGCATCTCG GCAGGTTGCATTAGCTGATCTTATAATCATCAATAAAACAGATTTGGTTTCAGAAGAAGAATTGAATAAAGTCAGAACGTCTGTGAG gTCAATAAATGGACTTGTTAAAATTCTAGAGACACAAAGATCAAG AGTTGATCTCTCTAATGTATTGGACCTACATGCTTTTGACAGTTTATCTGGAGTAAG TTTGCAGAAAAAGCTTGAGCATGTAAAGACAACACATGCACATCTAGATAAG GCTATAATTACAGTAACATTTGAAGTTCCAGGaaatataaaagaagaaaacttaaATCTCTTTATTCAG aaTCTTCTGTGGGAGAAGAATGTGAAAGATAAGACTGGATGCACCATGGATGTCATAAGACTGAAG GGACTGGTATCTATTCAAGGCAAATCTCATCAAGTGATAGTCCAAGGTGTCCATGAGCTCTATGACCTAGAAGAGACTTCAGTAGCCTGGAAAGAAGATGAAAAGAGAACAAACAGACTGGTCCTAATTG GCAGGAACCTGGATAAGGAGATCATCAAAGAAGTATTCATAGCCACTGTGAGAGAAGAACGAGGAAACAGTTGA
- the LOC131095586 gene encoding zinc-regulated GTPase metalloprotein activator 1A-like isoform X2: MEDEDCPDLVPIGAGGAELADAGPDRKIPVTIITGYLGAGKTTLLNYILTEQHNKRIAVILNEFGEGSALEKSLAISQGGELYEEWLELRNGCLCCSVKDNGVKAIENLMQRRGKFDYILLETTGLADPGAVASMFWVDSELGSDIYLDGIVSVVDAKHGLQHLTEEKPEGLINEASRQVALADLIIINKTDLVSEEELNKVRTSVRSINGLVKILETQRSRVDLSNVLDLHAFDSLSGVSLQKKLEHVKTTHAHLDKAIITVTFEVPGNIKEENLNLFIQNLLWEKNVKDKTGCTMDVIRLKANLIK, from the exons ATGGAGGACGAGGACTGCCCGGACCTGGTCCCCATCGGCGCCGGCGGCGCGGAGCTGGCCGATGCCGGCCCCGACAGGAAGATCCCCGTGACGATCATCACGGGGTACTTGG GAGCTGGAAAAACAACTCTTCTAAATTACATACTGACAGAACAGCATAATAAAAGAATAGCAGTTATTCTGAATGAATTTGGAGAAG GAAGTGCCTTGGAGAAATCTCTGGCAATCAGTCAAGGGGGAGAACTCTATGAAGAATGGCTGGAGCTCAGAAATGGCTGCTTGTGCTGTTCCGTAAA GGACAATGGTGTGAAAGCAATTGAGAACCTGATgcaaaggagaggaaaattTGACTATATATTGTTAGAAACAACTGGTTTGGCAGATCCAG GAGCTGTGGCCTCCATGTTTTGGGTTGATTCTGAGCTGGGAAGTGACATCTATCTTGATG GTATTGTGTCAGTTGTTGATGCAAAGCATGGATTGCAG cACTTGACAGAGGAGAAACCAGAAGGCCTTATTAATGAAGCATCTCG GCAGGTTGCATTAGCTGATCTTATAATCATCAATAAAACAGATTTGGTTTCAGAAGAAGAATTGAATAAAGTCAGAACGTCTGTGAG gTCAATAAATGGACTTGTTAAAATTCTAGAGACACAAAGATCAAG AGTTGATCTCTCTAATGTATTGGACCTACATGCTTTTGACAGTTTATCTGGAGTAAG TTTGCAGAAAAAGCTTGAGCATGTAAAGACAACACATGCACATCTAGATAAG GCTATAATTACAGTAACATTTGAAGTTCCAGGaaatataaaagaagaaaacttaaATCTCTTTATTCAG aaTCTTCTGTGGGAGAAGAATGTGAAAGATAAGACTGGATGCACCATGGATGTCATAAGACTGAAG GCAAATCTCATCAAGTGA
- the LOC131095586 gene encoding zinc-regulated GTPase metalloprotein activator 1A-like isoform X3, which translates to MEDEDCPDLVPIGAGGAELADAGPDRKIPVTIITGYLGAGKTTLLNYILTEQHNKRIAVILNEFGEGSALEKSLAISQGGELYEEWLELRNGCLCCSVKDNGVKAIENLMQRRGKFDYILLETTGLADPGAVASMFWVDSELGSDIYLDGIVSVVDAKHGLQHLTEEKPEGLINEASRQVALADLIIINKTDLVSEEELNKVRTSVRSINGLVKILETQRSRVDLSNVLDLHAFDSLSGVSLQKKLEHVKTTHAHLDKAIITVTFEVPGNIKEENLNLFIQNLLWEKNVKDKTGCTMDVIRLKLFF; encoded by the exons ATGGAGGACGAGGACTGCCCGGACCTGGTCCCCATCGGCGCCGGCGGCGCGGAGCTGGCCGATGCCGGCCCCGACAGGAAGATCCCCGTGACGATCATCACGGGGTACTTGG GAGCTGGAAAAACAACTCTTCTAAATTACATACTGACAGAACAGCATAATAAAAGAATAGCAGTTATTCTGAATGAATTTGGAGAAG GAAGTGCCTTGGAGAAATCTCTGGCAATCAGTCAAGGGGGAGAACTCTATGAAGAATGGCTGGAGCTCAGAAATGGCTGCTTGTGCTGTTCCGTAAA GGACAATGGTGTGAAAGCAATTGAGAACCTGATgcaaaggagaggaaaattTGACTATATATTGTTAGAAACAACTGGTTTGGCAGATCCAG GAGCTGTGGCCTCCATGTTTTGGGTTGATTCTGAGCTGGGAAGTGACATCTATCTTGATG GTATTGTGTCAGTTGTTGATGCAAAGCATGGATTGCAG cACTTGACAGAGGAGAAACCAGAAGGCCTTATTAATGAAGCATCTCG GCAGGTTGCATTAGCTGATCTTATAATCATCAATAAAACAGATTTGGTTTCAGAAGAAGAATTGAATAAAGTCAGAACGTCTGTGAG gTCAATAAATGGACTTGTTAAAATTCTAGAGACACAAAGATCAAG AGTTGATCTCTCTAATGTATTGGACCTACATGCTTTTGACAGTTTATCTGGAGTAAG TTTGCAGAAAAAGCTTGAGCATGTAAAGACAACACATGCACATCTAGATAAG GCTATAATTACAGTAACATTTGAAGTTCCAGGaaatataaaagaagaaaacttaaATCTCTTTATTCAG aaTCTTCTGTGGGAGAAGAATGTGAAAGATAAGACTGGATGCACCATGGATGTCATAAGACTGAAG ttatttttctga